In uncultured Desulfuromusa sp., a genomic segment contains:
- a CDS encoding DUF748 domain-containing protein, with protein MSTPVKFSIYIVIAVVICAVVLSVTVKTQVTPGKVRKTLLPILEKTLDRKVDFGEISIGLFTGIVVSDLSVKQKNAKDIFFTVESVELHYRFLSLLLGDIIFDRVYFDRPVISCIRLAENQYNFSDLLPTNSPGSDIKTSLIKSKISGVLSSTFNLLIKEIIINDGTLQFIDKLKNPTSPFRYTLNNLNIKARQIAFDKSFPVDFSAIVNGANIDISGRYDLSQRVGDLTIHLAPLDVLPFAPYYRDSFPGKIGSGNLALKLEVDLQPHLISSKGMIVFDDVDLVFRNQPDAALKNTSFTVDYAVNYDVAKQYLDVSTLLLNFNGINLGAEGNATHSTTDPFLVFTLYLKKIDLREVMQSIPADLTRKYQKYSFAGLVDGQIDLRGNLSSGTQLLKSGNLHLSDIRASTENFRAGVSGDIVYEDNLLQTQNLKLQYGDQQAMLQFKGATLPEGIFQGDFILTADALDIEKLLISQKNGEKEFDVNDPPVQRQRTLSEDIGPFNVPVNINGDVAINRLLYNNLQFDKMTARMSLKDNYLVINNLDGQLAEGQLKGSAVINLAVQGLAYQGGMTVNQSKAMPLITGLFPSFEKNISGVVQIQNTFSGRGTKFENFLRHLNLNGKFSLINGEVSGASLQDELADFLGSPDLKTLSFESLTGQYDFKNGTVHFNSRLDSSTAKVNPVGTMKSDGQVDLSLDISVAPEILKKIKVNSHLKNTILDANGWGNLPLLIQGSLTHPQFSYDSVALQNRLAKKVSQKLVEEVAPAHQEDKESVKKMLDNTLNKLFGK; from the coding sequence ATGTCAACACCGGTGAAATTTAGTATTTATATCGTTATTGCAGTCGTGATTTGTGCTGTCGTTCTGTCGGTTACCGTCAAGACGCAAGTCACCCCGGGAAAAGTTAGAAAAACCCTCCTACCTATACTTGAAAAAACTCTGGATCGAAAGGTTGATTTCGGAGAAATTTCTATTGGTTTATTCACAGGCATTGTGGTGTCGGACCTCAGTGTTAAGCAAAAAAATGCCAAAGATATTTTTTTTACCGTTGAATCAGTGGAGCTACATTATCGTTTTTTATCACTTTTACTTGGTGATATTATCTTTGATCGGGTTTATTTTGATCGGCCTGTTATTTCCTGTATTCGTCTGGCAGAAAATCAATATAATTTTAGTGATTTACTTCCTACGAATTCACCCGGCAGTGACATTAAGACCAGTTTGATAAAAAGTAAAATTTCGGGAGTACTATCAAGCACTTTTAATCTGCTGATAAAAGAAATTATTATTAATGATGGGACCCTTCAGTTTATTGATAAACTCAAAAACCCAACATCCCCGTTCCGCTACACTCTGAACAATCTAAATATAAAAGCGCGACAGATAGCTTTTGATAAATCTTTTCCTGTCGATTTTTCTGCGATTGTCAATGGGGCAAATATCGATATCTCGGGACGTTATGACCTCTCACAGAGAGTCGGTGATTTAACCATTCATCTGGCACCACTGGATGTGCTTCCCTTTGCGCCATATTACCGGGACAGTTTCCCCGGCAAGATAGGTTCAGGAAATTTAGCATTGAAGCTGGAGGTTGATCTACAACCACATCTGATTTCATCAAAAGGAATGATTGTTTTTGACGACGTCGATTTAGTCTTCAGAAATCAACCGGATGCCGCTTTAAAAAACACAAGTTTCACTGTGGATTATGCTGTGAATTATGATGTTGCCAAACAGTATCTGGATGTATCGACTTTGTTATTGAACTTCAATGGGATTAACCTTGGGGCCGAAGGGAATGCGACACATTCCACGACTGACCCTTTTCTTGTCTTTACTCTGTATTTAAAAAAAATAGACTTGCGCGAAGTGATGCAAAGCATTCCTGCTGATTTGACCAGGAAATATCAAAAGTACAGTTTTGCAGGCCTTGTTGATGGTCAGATTGATTTAAGGGGGAATCTGAGCAGCGGGACTCAATTGCTGAAATCAGGAAATCTGCACTTGTCTGATATAAGAGCCAGCACGGAAAATTTTCGTGCCGGGGTCAGCGGAGATATTGTTTATGAGGACAATCTCTTGCAAACACAAAATTTAAAACTGCAATATGGAGATCAACAAGCCATGTTGCAGTTTAAAGGAGCGACTTTGCCGGAAGGAATTTTCCAAGGAGACTTTATTCTGACGGCTGACGCACTGGATATCGAAAAGTTACTGATTTCTCAAAAAAATGGAGAAAAGGAATTCGATGTAAATGACCCTCCGGTTCAACGTCAACGCACTTTGTCTGAGGATATAGGACCTTTCAATGTTCCTGTGAATATTAACGGTGATGTAGCCATTAATCGCCTGCTCTACAATAATTTGCAGTTCGACAAAATGACAGCGCGTATGAGTCTTAAAGATAATTATCTGGTCATTAACAATCTGGACGGGCAGCTTGCAGAAGGTCAATTGAAAGGTTCTGCCGTCATTAATCTGGCAGTGCAAGGACTTGCTTATCAGGGGGGAATGACGGTTAACCAATCGAAAGCTATGCCACTCATTACCGGTCTTTTCCCAAGTTTCGAAAAGAATATATCAGGGGTTGTGCAAATTCAGAATACGTTTTCCGGTAGAGGAACTAAATTCGAAAATTTTTTACGCCATTTAAATCTTAATGGAAAATTCAGTCTGATCAATGGAGAAGTCAGTGGGGCATCATTGCAGGATGAGCTGGCAGACTTTCTTGGCAGTCCTGATTTGAAAACATTAAGTTTTGAATCTTTGACAGGTCAGTATGATTTTAAAAATGGTACTGTACACTTCAATAGTCGCCTCGATAGTTCCACGGCTAAAGTTAATCCTGTCGGAACGATGAAGAGTGACGGTCAGGTTGATTTGTCCTTAGATATCAGCGTTGCACCTGAAATACTCAAAAAAATAAAAGTGAATAGCCATTTGAAAAATACGATATTAGATGCCAATGGGTGGGGCAATTTACCGTTGCTTATTCAGGGTTCACTTACTCATCCACAATTCAGCTATGATTCGGTCGCATTGCAAAACCGTCTCGCAAAAAAAGTTAGTCAGAAATTGGTGGAAGAAGTAGCTCCTGCTCATCAGGAAGACAAAGAATCAGTGAAAAAAATGCTCGATAATACTTTAAATAAATTATTCGGGAAGTGA
- a CDS encoding RimK/LysX family protein has product MKKNKNSLLLDIGWCEWVSFPALKIHAIEAQVVMESKQSILNIFDFSTFKEGEDLMISFGVHPIQDNNDVEVYSVMPVKTRRLVSFADGDREWCYVIETEMRIGSMKKNIDLTLVNREESTFRLHLAPQNIKSLVKVNPQKSYLTGDILSNYSISTSFN; this is encoded by the coding sequence ATGAAGAAAAATAAAAACTCACTATTATTAGATATTGGTTGGTGTGAGTGGGTGTCCTTTCCAGCATTAAAAATTCACGCAATTGAAGCACAAGTAGTCATGGAATCAAAGCAATCAATTTTAAATATATTTGATTTTTCTACATTTAAAGAAGGTGAAGATCTGATGATCAGTTTCGGTGTTCACCCTATTCAGGATAATAATGACGTTGAGGTCTACTCTGTCATGCCGGTAAAAACAAGACGTCTTGTCTCTTTTGCTGATGGCGATAGAGAGTGGTGCTATGTCATTGAAACAGAAATGCGCATAGGGTCAATGAAGAAAAACATTGATCTGACTTTGGTTAACCGGGAAGAGTCAACGTTTCGTCTCCACCTGGCACCCCAGAACATTAAAAGTCTGGTCAAGGTGAATCCGCAAAAAAGTTATCTTACCGGGGATATTTTAAGCAATTATTCAATTTCAACTTCTTTTAATTGA